In Thermosipho atlanticus DSM 15807, one DNA window encodes the following:
- the galE gene encoding UDP-glucose 4-epimerase GalE — translation MTVLVAGGAGYIGSHVCKKLHERGYKVVVYDNLVHGYKEFVKWGEFVLGDISDEQLLDKVFKQYNIDAVMHFCAFIEVGESMINPQKYYTNNVSATLTLLKVMLNNKIDKFIFSSTAAVYGIPERVPISEDDRKVPINPYGKSKWMIEQILEDYDKAYGLKSIRFRYFNAAGADESGEIGEAHVPETHLIPLILDAALGIRENVKIFGTDYNTKDGTCVRDFVHVNDLAEAHVKGLEYLLDGGSTNYFNLGSGEGYSVKEVIETVKRVTKKDFKVLETSRRPGDPPYLIADSTKAKRILDWRPIYSLESIIRTAWNWHRNMKNRYGIIKN, via the coding sequence ATGACCGTACTTGTAGCCGGTGGCGCTGGATATATAGGCTCACATGTATGTAAAAAACTCCATGAAAGAGGTTATAAGGTTGTAGTATATGACAATTTAGTTCATGGTTATAAAGAATTCGTTAAATGGGGAGAATTTGTTCTCGGAGATATTTCTGATGAACAACTTTTGGATAAAGTTTTTAAACAATATAACATAGATGCTGTTATGCATTTCTGTGCATTCATTGAGGTAGGAGAATCGATGATTAATCCACAAAAATATTATACTAATAATGTGTCTGCTACTCTGACTCTTCTAAAAGTTATGTTGAATAATAAAATAGACAAGTTCATATTTTCTTCTACAGCTGCTGTTTATGGAATTCCTGAAAGAGTACCTATTAGTGAGGACGATCGTAAAGTCCCTATAAATCCATATGGTAAAAGCAAATGGATGATTGAGCAGATTTTGGAAGATTATGACAAAGCATATGGCTTGAAAAGTATTAGATTTAGATATTTCAATGCGGCTGGGGCTGATGAAAGCGGTGAAATTGGAGAAGCGCATGTGCCAGAGACACACCTTATTCCATTAATATTAGATGCAGCGCTTGGAATTAGAGAAAATGTGAAAATATTTGGAACCGATTATAACACAAAAGATGGAACTTGTGTAAGAGATTTTGTTCATGTGAATGATTTGGCGGAAGCGCACGTTAAAGGGTTAGAATATTTATTGGATGGTGGAAGTACGAATTATTTTAACTTAGGAAGTGGAGAAGGCTATTCGGTAAAAGAAGTTATTGAAACTGTAAAAAGAGTTACAAAAAAGGATTTTAAAGTATTAGAAACAAGTAGAAGGCCTGGTGATCCACCGTATCTGATTGCTGATAGTACAAAAGCAAAAAGAATACTCGATTGGCGACCAATATACTCTCTAGAAAGTATAATTAGAACTGCCTGGAATTGGCATAGAAATATGAAAAATAGGTATGGTATAATAAAGAACTGA
- a CDS encoding alpha/beta hydrolase, whose amino-acid sequence MKKISLLFLISIFSLIFSYKVTFVVYVPDNTPNNSNVFISGNFNDWNPNDKRYMMQYKNGHYELKVDLSGVIKFIVTRGSTTTIENIKKYRIARITKDGVKIIAKVKKWKDLSGKLEIIENFYSPELNNKRNIIVYLPPGYDENEKYPVLYMHDGQNLFDSKTSFIGIEWGIDETLDNLITTGKIDPIIVVGIYNSSDRLAEYSPWYDSYYKDGGKGDKYLEFIVNSLKPFIDSHYSTKKESNYIGGSSMGGLISLYAISKYDIFSGAIVMSPSLFFGDGKIFNYVSQNPPANAKIFLYVGKKESSDPTFLENVRKLERILKKNFVNVKYIEDPEGIHNEVYWAKRFPEAVEWILEVKK is encoded by the coding sequence ATGAAAAAAATCAGTTTGCTTTTTTTGATTTCGATATTTTCATTAATTTTTTCTTATAAAGTTACTTTTGTTGTATATGTTCCCGATAATACACCAAATAATAGCAATGTGTTTATTTCAGGAAATTTTAACGATTGGAATCCAAATGATAAAAGATACATGATGCAATACAAAAATGGACATTATGAATTAAAAGTGGATTTATCAGGCGTTATAAAATTTATTGTAACTAGAGGAAGTACTACTACGATAGAGAATATTAAAAAATATAGAATTGCAAGGATAACTAAGGATGGTGTTAAAATCATAGCAAAAGTAAAGAAGTGGAAAGATTTATCGGGGAAGTTAGAAATAATTGAAAATTTTTATTCTCCAGAACTTAACAATAAAAGGAATATAATTGTCTATCTTCCTCCAGGATATGATGAAAATGAGAAATATCCTGTGTTATATATGCATGATGGGCAAAATCTTTTTGATAGCAAAACTTCTTTTATAGGTATAGAATGGGGCATTGATGAAACATTAGATAATTTAATAACAACTGGAAAAATTGATCCTATAATTGTTGTAGGGATATATAATTCTTCGGATAGATTAGCTGAATATTCTCCGTGGTATGATTCATATTACAAGGATGGAGGAAAAGGTGATAAATATTTGGAGTTTATTGTTAATAGTTTAAAACCATTTATTGATTCCCATTATAGTACTAAAAAAGAAAGTAATTATATTGGTGGCTCTTCCATGGGAGGGTTGATTTCTTTATATGCAATATCCAAATATGATATTTTTTCAGGTGCTATTGTAATGAGCCCTTCTCTATTTTTCGGTGATGGAAAAATTTTCAATTACGTGAGTCAAAATCCACCAGCAAATGCAAAAATTTTTCTGTATGTTGGAAAAAAAGAATCTAGCGATCCAACGTTTTTAGAAAATGTAAGAAAACTAGAACGTATATTGAAGAAAAATTTTGTAAACGTAAAATACATAGAGGATCCTGAAGGTATTCATAATGAAGTGTATTGGGCAAAAAGATTTCCAGAGGCGGTAGAATGGATTTTGGAGGTTAAAAAATGA
- a CDS encoding L,D-transpeptidase family protein translates to MKKILSLIFLYIFLITFGAHYVEIETVTSTEVLLSVTPYYEPSISPKVYLYTPTGFIIARKAGNNLYEFRDGNYSWVIPIVYGKNNLNQIVTGVVSNVILDLREYKKSINLKVYTDPESKSLVAKVETEYTIVKAKVDDIRLDVIKTSEGYLLITKKPRKEFRNQLIITIRLKNGKEKKVEYNLFTLNGFTTYLRGDFTPYITNIFGTHTVKKGEILWEIANKYGVRTADLQIINKLEDPNKIYPGMKLKIGTVQFLEGLTTVVVNLSTSRLAVYYAGKLVKIFPVAIGRSDATPPGIYWILDKQIDPALYWYGEYIPPRSPINGLGTRFLQFSNPTYGIHGTTKPWEIGRRISHGCIRMFNFDVETLDAFVNLGSPVIVIKEYKNFPDNLSDLPEFTAFKEKMLLTKVN, encoded by the coding sequence ATGAAAAAGATTTTGTCTTTGATTTTTTTATATATATTTTTAATTACTTTTGGAGCACATTACGTTGAAATTGAAACTGTAACATCTACAGAGGTATTGTTATCAGTAACACCATATTACGAGCCTTCAATTTCTCCAAAAGTATATTTATATACTCCTACTGGTTTCATAATTGCAAGAAAAGCTGGTAATAATTTATATGAATTTAGAGACGGAAATTATTCTTGGGTGATTCCAATAGTTTATGGAAAAAATAACTTAAATCAGATTGTAACTGGTGTTGTTTCAAATGTGATTTTAGATTTGAGGGAATATAAAAAGTCAATTAATTTAAAAGTTTATACAGATCCGGAAAGTAAGTCTTTAGTAGCAAAAGTGGAAACTGAGTACACTATAGTTAAAGCGAAAGTTGACGATATTCGACTTGATGTAATAAAAACTTCTGAAGGTTATTTGTTAATTACCAAAAAACCACGAAAAGAATTTAGAAACCAATTAATTATAACTATTAGATTGAAAAATGGAAAAGAAAAAAAGGTGGAGTATAATTTGTTTACATTGAATGGTTTTACTACATATCTCAGAGGTGATTTTACTCCATATATAACCAATATTTTTGGCACGCATACAGTAAAAAAAGGAGAAATATTATGGGAAATAGCTAACAAATATGGTGTTAGGACGGCTGATCTTCAAATTATTAATAAATTGGAAGATCCCAATAAAATTTATCCTGGAATGAAGTTAAAAATTGGTACTGTCCAGTTTTTAGAGGGACTTACGACCGTTGTAGTTAATCTCTCAACTTCAAGGCTCGCAGTTTATTATGCTGGAAAGCTTGTGAAAATATTTCCTGTTGCAATAGGAAGAAGTGATGCAACTCCACCTGGGATATATTGGATATTAGATAAACAAATTGATCCGGCTCTTTATTGGTATGGCGAATATATTCCTCCAAGATCTCCTATTAACGGTCTTGGTACAAGATTTTTGCAATTTTCAAATCCCACATATGGTATACATGGTACAACAAAACCGTGGGAAATTGGCCGGAGAATCTCTCATGGTTGTATAAGAATGTTTAATTTTGATGTGGAAACTTTGGATGCTTTTGTTAATTTAGGAAGTCCAGTTATTGTAATAAAAGAATACAAAAATTTTCCTGATAATTTGTCAGACCTTCCAGAATTTACAGCCTTTAAAGAGAAAATGTTATTAACAAAAGTAAATTAG
- a CDS encoding SDR family oxidoreductase → MTFLITGANRGIGFALTKEILKKKHKVIAAVRNLKAKNLLQLEEENIDIMHLDISDYNSIVDFSAQLKCEVDILINNAGVLFKDSFPELKYEDFLNSFKVNTLGALFLTQELYKNKKLKKGGKIVNIDSILGSISNTRTTPSYCYSISKAALNMATKLLSNYFLKEDILVFSVHPGWVKTDMGGKNAPITPEESAKNIINLIENVKETGKFYDYTGKEIEW, encoded by the coding sequence ATGACATTTTTAATTACAGGTGCAAATAGAGGAATAGGTTTTGCTTTAACTAAAGAAATATTAAAGAAGAAACACAAGGTTATTGCCGCGGTGAGAAATTTAAAGGCAAAAAATTTATTGCAACTTGAAGAAGAAAATATTGACATTATGCATTTGGATATTTCAGATTATAATTCAATTGTGGATTTTTCCGCCCAATTAAAATGCGAAGTAGATATTCTTATAAACAATGCTGGTGTTCTTTTTAAAGACAGTTTTCCTGAGCTGAAATATGAAGATTTTTTAAATTCTTTTAAGGTAAATACTTTGGGAGCGCTTTTTTTAACACAAGAGCTGTACAAAAATAAGAAACTAAAGAAGGGTGGAAAGATAGTTAATATAGATTCTATTTTAGGTTCGATAAGTAATACAAGGACAACCCCAAGTTATTGTTATTCAATATCAAAAGCGGCTCTTAACATGGCGACTAAACTACTTTCAAATTATTTTTTGAAAGAAGATATTTTAGTTTTCTCTGTACATCCTGGGTGGGTGAAAACAGATATGGGAGGGAAAAACGCTCCTATTACGCCAGAAGAATCCGCAAAAAACATTATTAATCTGATTGAGAATGTAAAAGAAACAGGAAAATTTTATGATTATACTGGTAAAGAAATAGAATGGTAA
- the glgX gene encoding glycogen debranching protein GlgX, which produces MADYPVQYNNPSPNTKLKTKRGYPRLGATPDDTGVNFAIFSRHAEKVILELYQHHEDSTPSHRFELHPIHNKTGDIWHIYVYGIGHGQYYGWRIYGPYEPENGKRFNHHKLLLDPYAKAIVNNFDWNSTSVYGYDKNSPLKDLSFSIEDSVKNSAKSIVIDDSKYDWKGDTHPNIPWENTIIYEMHVRLFTMHPNAKVKNPGTFLGILEKLNHLKELGVTTIELMPIFEFNFDANDRINPITGEKLKDVWGYNPLGFFAVTGNYSVGMKLGEQVFLFKDFVKEMHKNGLEVILDVVYNHTGEGNELGPTISFRGIDNEIYYMLNPENKRYYLNYSGCGNTLNCNHPVVKEMIIDSLRYWATEMHVDGFRFDLAAVLGRTPEGKWIGDLSLLKDISEDPILHNLKLIAEGWDAAGGYFLGQFPKGWAEWNGKYRDTVRKFIRGDEGTVLELAKRITGSPDLYSKKEPHASINFITCHDGFTLRDLVSYNHKHNEENGEDNKDGADENYSFNYGVEGESNDPEIIKIRKQQIKNFVAILMVSQGTPMILMGDEMFRTQYGNNNTYCQDNEKTWLDWSLKEKHYDIFRFFKKMIEFRKKHHALRRKHFFTGKDLTGDGIADISWHGVKPYQPDWGYHSHSIAFMISGTDFLCEKVEPDNDIFVILNQWKEPLNFTLPFLHGKTWFRVVDTSKDSPEDFLDEPEQIGFTYTAMPRSSVILISKETK; this is translated from the coding sequence ATGGCTGACTATCCTGTACAATATAACAATCCCTCTCCAAATACTAAATTGAAAACAAAAAGAGGATATCCCAGGTTAGGTGCAACCCCAGACGACACTGGAGTTAATTTTGCTATTTTTTCAAGACATGCTGAAAAAGTAATATTGGAATTATATCAACACCATGAAGATTCTACCCCTTCACATCGTTTTGAACTTCATCCGATTCATAATAAGACGGGGGATATATGGCACATTTACGTCTATGGAATAGGTCACGGCCAATATTATGGTTGGAGAATATATGGGCCATATGAACCAGAAAATGGAAAAAGATTTAATCATCATAAATTACTTTTAGATCCGTACGCCAAAGCTATTGTGAATAATTTCGATTGGAATTCTACATCAGTATATGGATACGACAAAAATTCTCCTCTGAAAGACTTATCGTTCTCAATAGAAGACTCTGTCAAAAATTCAGCTAAATCAATAGTTATCGACGACTCCAAATATGACTGGAAGGGCGATACACATCCAAATATTCCTTGGGAAAATACTATAATTTATGAAATGCATGTTAGACTTTTTACAATGCATCCAAATGCAAAAGTCAAAAATCCAGGAACTTTTTTAGGGATATTAGAAAAACTGAATCATTTAAAAGAGTTAGGAGTTACTACTATAGAATTAATGCCTATATTTGAATTTAACTTTGATGCTAATGACAGGATTAATCCTATCACTGGCGAAAAATTAAAAGACGTTTGGGGATACAATCCACTTGGATTTTTCGCAGTTACTGGTAATTATTCTGTTGGAATGAAACTTGGAGAACAAGTATTTTTGTTCAAAGATTTCGTAAAAGAAATGCACAAAAACGGGTTGGAAGTAATTCTAGATGTTGTATATAACCATACCGGCGAAGGAAATGAATTAGGACCTACTATCTCATTCCGAGGAATCGATAACGAAATTTATTACATGCTTAATCCAGAAAATAAAAGATATTATTTAAATTACTCAGGTTGTGGAAATACCCTAAATTGTAATCATCCAGTGGTTAAAGAGATGATAATAGATAGTCTGAGATATTGGGCCACAGAAATGCACGTTGATGGATTCCGGTTTGACCTTGCAGCCGTTTTAGGGAGAACACCTGAAGGGAAATGGATAGGAGATCTATCGTTACTAAAAGACATTTCTGAAGATCCTATCTTGCATAATCTGAAATTGATAGCGGAAGGTTGGGACGCTGCCGGCGGATATTTTCTTGGACAGTTCCCAAAAGGCTGGGCAGAATGGAATGGAAAATATAGAGATACTGTTAGGAAATTCATTCGAGGGGATGAAGGTACAGTTCTTGAACTTGCAAAAAGAATTACCGGTAGCCCGGATCTTTACAGCAAAAAGGAACCGCACGCAAGTATAAACTTTATAACTTGTCACGATGGATTTACATTGAGAGATCTTGTAAGTTATAACCATAAACATAATGAAGAAAACGGGGAAGATAATAAAGATGGCGCAGATGAAAATTATAGTTTCAACTACGGAGTTGAAGGTGAAAGTAATGACCCTGAAATAATTAAAATCAGGAAACAGCAAATCAAAAATTTTGTGGCTATTCTTATGGTTTCACAAGGAACCCCTATGATATTAATGGGTGATGAAATGTTCAGAACGCAATACGGTAATAACAATACTTACTGCCAGGATAACGAGAAGACATGGCTCGATTGGTCATTAAAAGAAAAACATTATGATATTTTCAGATTTTTTAAAAAAATGATTGAATTCAGAAAAAAACATCATGCTCTACGGAGAAAACATTTCTTTACAGGTAAAGATCTTACAGGTGATGGAATAGCAGATATTAGTTGGCACGGTGTAAAACCTTATCAGCCTGATTGGGGATACCATTCTCATTCAATTGCCTTCATGATAAGTGGAACAGATTTTTTATGTGAAAAAGTGGAGCCAGATAACGATATCTTCGTCATTCTAAACCAATGGAAAGAACCTTTGAATTTTACTCTTCCATTTTTGCATGGCAAAACTTGGTTTAGAGTTGTTGATACTTCAAAGGATTCACCTGAAGATTTTCTTGATGAACCTGAACAAATAGGTTTTACTTATACTGCAATGCCTAGAAGTTCTGTAATTTTAATCAGCAAGGAAACAAAATAA
- a CDS encoding OsmC family protein, whose product MAKAELNWYEGMLFFTKTTSGHDLILDASENVGGKDAGLRPKELMLYSLMGCTGMDIVSLLRKMKVIDKLVSFKLETEFETASEHPKVFTKIHLKYIFKFNGEPPKEKVEKAVHLSQEKYCAVSAMLKQVIPEFTYEIVYQ is encoded by the coding sequence ATGGCAAAAGCTGAACTGAATTGGTATGAGGGAATGTTGTTCTTTACAAAAACAACTTCTGGACATGATTTAATATTAGATGCTAGTGAAAATGTGGGAGGAAAAGACGCAGGTTTAAGACCAAAAGAACTCATGCTCTATTCTCTTATGGGATGTACTGGAATGGATATTGTATCTTTATTAAGAAAGATGAAAGTTATAGACAAGCTCGTGTCATTTAAATTGGAAACTGAATTTGAAACTGCTTCAGAACATCCTAAAGTCTTTACAAAAATTCATTTAAAATATATTTTTAAATTTAATGGAGAACCACCAAAAGAAAAAGTCGAAAAAGCTGTACATCTTTCTCAAGAAAAATATTGCGCAGTATCAGCGATGCTCAAACAAGTGATTCCTGAATTTACTTACGAGATTGTGTATCAATAA
- a CDS encoding cytochrome c biogenesis CcdA family protein, giving the protein MLSIYKDISIWVALGHGFLAFFSPCVLPLIPAFLGILFTAKNKITKTIGFFVGFSFLFSAIGVFSGQVGSFFVKYGVVINYVLGIIIIAMGIFYIIGKQIVKESKINIWKFKGGGFLTGVLFGGAIGLVWIPCSSPILGSILTIAASSNALKGGILLFVYSLGISIPFLTIGIPVSKLISYSFGKPKWELILRIFGGIFLIILGILIIKGEMLV; this is encoded by the coding sequence ATGCTTAGCATTTACAAAGATATAAGTATATGGGTTGCCTTGGGACATGGATTTTTAGCCTTTTTTAGCCCATGCGTTTTACCACTTATTCCTGCTTTTTTAGGGATTCTTTTTACTGCAAAAAATAAGATCACTAAAACCATTGGTTTTTTTGTTGGTTTTTCTTTTTTGTTTTCAGCTATTGGTGTGTTCTCAGGACAAGTTGGTAGTTTTTTTGTCAAATACGGAGTTGTAATAAACTACGTTTTAGGAATCATTATTATTGCTATGGGAATTTTCTATATTATCGGAAAACAAATTGTAAAAGAAAGTAAGATAAATATTTGGAAATTTAAAGGTGGAGGATTTTTAACTGGTGTTCTCTTTGGAGGAGCAATTGGACTTGTTTGGATACCATGTAGTAGCCCCATACTAGGTTCTATTTTGACTATTGCCGCGAGTTCAAATGCTTTAAAAGGAGGAATTTTACTATTTGTTTATTCGCTTGGAATTTCTATTCCTTTTCTTACCATAGGTATTCCTGTTTCAAAATTGATTTCTTACAGTTTTGGAAAACCAAAATGGGAGTTAATTTTAAGAATTTTCGGAGGAATATTCTTAATAATTCTTGGAATTCTAATCATCAAAGGAGAAATGCTTGTATGA
- a CDS encoding thioredoxin family protein yields MKKISFLLIIMLSILVFSYEYTFYDLETAYKISLIENKPLIIYFSSPTCIYCKKFEDEVLSDEKFQNILRASYIFVKINPNTKKTKFLGEEFTNRELFNVFGVRGTPTFVFWNKDQGITTIPGFLPLNDFKKALMYVLRYLYEDYQESFDDYASKNDFYLGAPELIPVNKEDFDFVLNNDKNVEVVESIDEEKNIDVYKTYLTYSKDVGEFLKSKGVLRILLLEEN; encoded by the coding sequence ATGAAAAAAATATCCTTTTTATTAATCATTATGTTATCAATACTTGTATTTTCCTATGAATATACATTTTACGATCTAGAAACAGCTTATAAAATTTCACTTATCGAAAATAAACCATTAATAATTTATTTTTCTTCTCCAACATGTATATATTGCAAAAAATTCGAAGATGAAGTACTTTCAGATGAAAAATTTCAAAACATCCTTAGAGCTTCATACATATTTGTTAAAATAAACCCCAACACAAAGAAAACTAAGTTTCTTGGTGAAGAGTTTACTAATAGAGAATTATTCAATGTTTTTGGTGTTCGCGGTACTCCAACATTTGTATTTTGGAATAAAGATCAAGGAATAACTACTATCCCAGGATTTTTGCCTTTAAATGATTTTAAAAAGGCATTAATGTACGTTTTAAGATATTTATACGAAGATTATCAAGAAAGTTTTGACGATTATGCTTCAAAGAATGATTTCTATCTTGGTGCCCCCGAGTTAATCCCTGTTAATAAAGAAGATTTTGATTTCGTGCTTAACAATGATAAAAATGTTGAAGTTGTGGAATCAATTGATGAAGAGAAAAATATTGATGTATATAAAACTTATCTCACTTATTCCAAGGATGTTGGGGAATTTCTAAAAAGCAAAGGAGTTCTAAGAATCCTTCTTTTGGAGGAAAATTAA
- a CDS encoding glutaredoxin family protein, protein MQHLKITIYTTPTCPYCKKAKNYFKQLGLKFKEYDVSKDQKAAEKMYKKSGQLGVPVIEIGNQVIIGFDKSKIDRILGIN, encoded by the coding sequence GTGCAACATTTAAAGATAACAATTTATACAACTCCGACTTGCCCATACTGTAAAAAAGCTAAAAATTATTTTAAACAATTGGGATTAAAATTTAAAGAATATGACGTTTCAAAAGATCAAAAAGCAGCTGAAAAAATGTATAAAAAATCTGGACAATTAGGTGTTCCAGTAATTGAGATTGGTAATCAGGTTATTATAGGTTTTGACAAATCTAAAATTGATAGAATACTTGGTATTAACTAA
- the trxB gene encoding thioredoxin-disulfide reductase, with product MVHFDLGNISTGPKDYYDILIVGGGPAGLTAAIYAGRAGLTAAVFEKALEGGAVTQTHIVENWPGFVRIEGSVLGEKFAEHAKEFGAEIVTAEVMKITYDNEYKYIHLDNGKVVKGKVLIYATGAVPRQLGVPGEKEFRGKGVTYCAACDGYLFSGKDVVVVGGGDSACDEAHFLAKMVKSITMVQNLPYLTAAKVLQDRLLSNENVKVIYNSLVKEIKGKDKVEEVVIVNNETGEESVIKAEGVFIYIGLVPKSDLLKDIVELDQYGYIKTDENMETNVPGIYAVGDVRVKNLRQIVTAAADGAIAVEHAAKKYF from the coding sequence ATGGTTCACTTTGATCTCGGAAACATTTCCACTGGCCCGAAAGATTATTACGACATTTTAATAGTTGGAGGAGGCCCGGCAGGTCTTACTGCAGCAATATATGCGGGACGCGCAGGTCTCACTGCCGCTGTATTTGAAAAAGCCCTAGAAGGTGGTGCAGTCACTCAAACACACATAGTTGAAAACTGGCCCGGTTTTGTTAGAATTGAAGGCAGTGTGCTTGGTGAAAAGTTTGCAGAACATGCTAAAGAATTTGGCGCTGAAATTGTAACGGCTGAAGTTATGAAAATAACGTATGATAATGAATATAAATATATTCATCTAGACAATGGGAAAGTTGTTAAAGGTAAAGTATTAATTTATGCAACAGGGGCTGTTCCAAGGCAATTAGGAGTTCCTGGTGAAAAGGAATTTAGAGGAAAGGGAGTTACGTATTGTGCAGCTTGTGACGGTTATTTATTTTCTGGAAAAGATGTAGTTGTTGTAGGTGGTGGAGATAGCGCTTGCGATGAAGCTCATTTCTTGGCTAAAATGGTGAAAAGTATTACAATGGTTCAAAATTTGCCATATCTAACCGCTGCTAAAGTTTTACAAGATAGACTTTTATCAAATGAAAATGTAAAAGTCATTTATAATTCTCTTGTAAAAGAAATTAAAGGAAAAGACAAAGTAGAAGAAGTTGTTATAGTTAATAACGAAACTGGTGAAGAATCAGTAATCAAAGCTGAAGGTGTATTTATATATATAGGTCTTGTTCCAAAGAGTGACTTATTAAAAGATATTGTCGAACTCGACCAATACGGATATATTAAAACAGATGAAAACATGGAAACAAATGTACCAGGTATATACGCAGTTGGAGATGTAAGAGTTAAAAATTTGAGACAAATTGTTACAGCCGCCGCAGATGGCGCAATTGCTGTTGAACATGCTGCTAAAAAATACTTCTAA
- the pdo gene encoding protein disulfide oxidoreductase codes for MALLSAKDREYLIDTFSKELKNNVKLIYFGDSKENCEYCELEEQILDELQELSNKIVVERYNVNEHNDLAKKYEVEMTPALILTLEDGEDKGVRFYGLPSGHEFGTLVQDIITFGKGATPELSPSTIEKLQAIDKPVKISVFVTPTCPYCPKAVLTAHNFALVNPLIKAEMIEANEFFELSNEFGVSSVPHIVINRNPNTFFIGAYPEAQYLEEVLKAIK; via the coding sequence ATGGCACTTTTATCAGCAAAAGACAGGGAATATTTGATTGACACATTCTCAAAAGAACTTAAAAACAACGTAAAACTTATTTATTTTGGTGATTCGAAAGAAAATTGTGAATACTGTGAGTTAGAGGAACAAATCTTAGACGAATTGCAAGAACTTTCCAACAAAATTGTTGTTGAAAGATATAATGTTAATGAACATAACGACTTAGCAAAAAAATATGAGGTAGAAATGACACCAGCCTTAATTCTTACTCTTGAAGACGGTGAAGATAAAGGCGTAAGGTTTTACGGCCTTCCTTCGGGACATGAATTCGGAACATTAGTTCAAGATATTATTACTTTTGGTAAAGGAGCAACTCCCGAGCTTTCTCCAAGCACTATTGAAAAACTTCAAGCTATTGATAAACCCGTTAAAATTAGTGTATTTGTAACTCCAACATGCCCGTATTGTCCCAAAGCAGTTTTGACTGCACATAATTTCGCACTCGTTAATCCTCTCATTAAAGCTGAAATGATTGAAGCCAATGAATTTTTTGAACTAAGTAACGAATTTGGAGTTTCATCTGTTCCACATATCGTTATTAATAGGAATCCCAATACTTTCTTCATTGGAGCATATCCTGAAGCTCAGTATCTTGAAGAAGTCTTGAAAGCTATAAAATAA